The Lewinellaceae bacterium genome includes a region encoding these proteins:
- the secG gene encoding preprotein translocase subunit SecG, whose amino-acid sequence MLTTLTVLTAIVCLMLMLVVLVQNPKGGGVDSTFGGSSANQMFGASKSTDFIEKLTWYLAIAMFVLCILTTLIVDSSGSATESLGMLF is encoded by the coding sequence ATGCTGACTACATTAACTGTTTTGACCGCCATTGTATGTTTGATGCTAATGCTTGTAGTTTTGGTTCAAAATCCCAAAGGGGGTGGAGTTGATTCTACTTTCGGAGGTTCATCTGCCAACCAAATGTTCGGTGCGTCAAAATCTACTGATTTTATTGAAAAACTGACATGGTATCTTGCCATAGCGATGTTCGTACTTTGTATCCTCACCACTTTGATCGTTGATTCATCTGGTTCGGCTACGGAATCATTGGGAATGTTGTTCTAA
- a CDS encoding adenosine kinase: MDKKYDIYGIGNALVDMEFEVTSDFFETHGIEKGLMTLVEEDRQNELILALRKHVTKKQSGGSAANTLIGASQFGSKCFYSCKVAKDEMGDFYMHDLEKANVKTNLNGMPRAEGLTGKCLVMITPDADRTMNTFLGITSQFSETELDEEALKDSKYLYIEGYLITSEGGRRAMKRAKKVAEKYGVKTALTFSDPNMVKFFKDQMDEVIGASVDLLFCNEDEAMTYTGTNDINVACEELKKVAKRFAITQGKNGALIFDGDTFIDIKPYPVKAIDTNGAGDMFAGAYLYAITHGHSHAEAGKIASLASSRVVSQFGPRLDNGAARKILEELYL, from the coding sequence ATGGATAAAAAATACGACATCTACGGCATCGGCAATGCCCTGGTGGATATGGAATTTGAGGTGACAAGTGATTTTTTCGAGACCCACGGCATTGAAAAAGGGTTAATGACGCTGGTGGAGGAAGATCGGCAGAATGAATTAATTCTTGCATTGCGTAAACATGTTACCAAAAAGCAAAGCGGAGGTTCCGCCGCCAACACCCTGATCGGGGCAAGTCAATTTGGCAGTAAATGTTTTTATTCCTGCAAAGTGGCAAAGGACGAGATGGGCGATTTTTATATGCATGATCTCGAAAAAGCCAATGTAAAAACAAACCTCAATGGCATGCCCCGGGCCGAAGGACTTACCGGAAAATGCCTGGTCATGATCACTCCTGATGCGGATCGTACCATGAATACTTTTTTGGGGATCACCAGCCAGTTTTCCGAAACAGAATTGGATGAGGAAGCGCTCAAGGATTCAAAATACCTTTATATTGAAGGATACCTGATCACTTCGGAAGGCGGACGACGGGCCATGAAACGCGCCAAAAAAGTAGCTGAGAAATACGGCGTAAAAACCGCCCTTACTTTTTCTGACCCCAATATGGTAAAATTTTTCAAAGATCAAATGGATGAGGTCATTGGTGCGAGTGTGGATTTGCTCTTCTGTAATGAAGATGAAGCCATGACTTACACAGGAACCAATGATATCAACGTAGCCTGTGAAGAGTTAAAAAAAGTAGCCAAACGTTTTGCCATCACCCAGGGTAAAAACGGTGCCCTGATCTTTGATGGTGACACCTTCATCGACATAAAACCTTACCCGGTCAAAGCGATCGACACCAATGGTGCCGGGGACATGTTTGCCGGAGCGTATCTTTACGCTATCACCCACGGACACAGTCATGCCGAAGCTGGAAAAATCGCCAGCCTGGCTTCTTCAAGGGTGGTTTCCCAATTCGGGCCAAGACTGGATAACGGTGCTGCCAGGAAAATTTTAGAAGAGTTGTACTTGTAA